CTGGGGCGCGGGCGGCTGCGGCACCGGCGGCCGGGGTGTCGGCACGGGCGCGGGCGGCGCGACACCGGGCGGCTCGCCCGCGCCGAAGGACCAGCCCTCGACGGTGCCGACCGCCGGGTCGTACGCGCTCGCCGACGTGCTGCTGTAGGCCCACGACCCACCCGGTCGGGCGTGCCAGTAGGACCAGTGCGCCGAAGTGGGGGAGGTGCCGACGCACGGGTCCGCGGCCTGGCCGGGCAGGCCGTTGATCCGGCACACGAACCCGGGCTGCCGGGCGGCGAAGGTGAAGCCGAACCCGGCGGCGGTCAACGCGCCCGTGCCCGACGCCGGGTCGCCCGCCGCGCAGCCCGTGCGCACACCGCCGCCCAACGAGCGGAAGTCCACGACCACCGCGACCCCGGCGCAGTCGGCCGCCACCGCGTGCGGGGGAGCCGCGACCGGCGCCAGCCCGACCACCGCCGCGACGGCCAGGACCCGCCGCCACCCGCCGGTCACGGTGCGACCGGTGCGGTGGCGCACCAGCGTCCGGTCATCGCCGCCCTCCCCGCGCCACGTGCCGCTCGCGCGCCAGCGCCAGCACCAGCGCACCGCCGACCACCAGCAGCGAACCCAGCCACAGCGCCGGACCGACCGCCACACCGGTGCGCGCGAGCGTGCCGCCACCGCCCACCGCGACCACCTCGGTCGTCGTGGTGGGCGTCGCGGGAGGCGCGTCCGTCGTCGTGGCGTCCGGAGTGGACGACGCGGTCGTGGTCGTCGTCGCGGTGGTGGCCGCCCCGGTGGTCGTCGGGGTGGTCGTGCCGCTGCCCGGCGGCGTGCCCGCGCAGTCGACCACCGGCGCGCCCGTGCGGTCGCCGACCGACGACAGGGCCGCGTAGCCGACCCCGGCGACGCCGAGCACGGCCTGCGTCGTGGCGCGCGTCGCGCTGCCCGTGGCGAACCCCGTCCGGTCGAACGCGAACGCGCCGCGGTCGGCCTCCGGGCCCGAGCACCCGACCTGCAACGACTCCAGGAAGGCGACGGCCTTGTCGGCCGCCCCGGTCCGGCCGCCCATCCGCAGTGCCTGGGCGGCGAGGCCGGTGCTGTTGGCGTTGCCCTCGGCGGAACCGTCCTCGCCGGCGAACCCGCCGCTGTCCGCCTGCCGGCGCTCCAGCCAGGTCAGGCCCGGTGCGGCGTCGTCCGGTCGATCGGCGGCCAGCAGCGCCTGCACGGCCATCGCGGTGGCGTCCACGTGGGGCGTGCACGGCGTGGCCGCCGGCACCAGCGGGTAGCCGCCGTCCGGGCAGCGGCCGCCGGCCAGGAAGTCGACGGCGTCCCGCGGCGCGCCGCCCGCCCGGTCGAGCGCGAGCACCGCGAACGCCTGGGTGAAGCCGTTGGAGTAGTCCTGGTACGCCGTCCGGTCGGTGAACCGGCCGGACGGGGCCTTGAGCGCGGTCAGGCCGGCCACCAGGTCGACGCCGCCGAAGTCCGCCGGGTCCGCGCCCGACACCGAGGCGAACAGGGCGAGCTTGGCGTGCGCGCCCGCGTACGACTCGCGCTCCGGGGCGTCGAAGTGCAGGTAGTTGGCCATGACCTCGGGCCGGGAGACCCACGCGCCGATGCGCTCCACGCCGTCCCGGGCGACGTCGGCGGCGGCGAGGGCGAACCCGAGGTCCAGCGTCAGGCCCTGGTCGGGGTAGGCGACGCCGTCGAAGACGATCTCCAGGTGGTCGCCGCCCACGAGCTGCCGGGTGAGCCAGCCCCCGGCGGTCCCGGCGCGGTCCTCGGTGGACCACGCCTGCGCGGCGGGGGCCGCGGCCAGTGCGGCGAGCGCGACGGCGACGGCGGCGGCGGTCCGTCTGAGCGGCATGGTCGACCTTTCCGGGGCGCAAGGCGCGAGCGGGCCCCGGGCGGCCGTCGTCGGCCCCCTGGGCTCCCACCCGTTGACCTCGACGGTGTCAGGAGCGCGGTGCGCACGACAGGCGTTCGGGCTCGTTCCCTGCGGGAACCCACCGTTGCGGGTCAGCGCCGGATTTCGACCGGCTTCCCCTGTTCACGCGCGATTGCCGATGGTCTTTCACCAATCACGGCGTGTCAATCCGCCTCAGGCGCGATGCTGCTCACCCCTACGTACGGTTACCGTCAACCAGTTCAAACCTGGGGAATGAGGGGTGTGGGATGTCGACTCTGGCGTCGGTGCGCGACGGCTTGGTGGCGTGGGTCGCACGGCGTTCGGCGACGCGGTGGGTGATGGGCAAGATCGGTTCACGGGCGTTGTCGCTGCTCCCGGACCGTGCGCTGGTCCCGCTGAAGCGGGACGGCGTGGTTCCGGTCGCGGAGCTGGAGCGGATGAGGGAGGCAGGGGCGGTGCACCGCCTGCCCGTGCCGTTCGGGGTGCGGCTGTGGTTGGTCACCGGCCACGCCGAGGCCAAGAAAGTGCTTTCCGACACAGGGGCGTTCAGTAACGATTACGCACGCCTCGGCGCCGCGGTCGGCCGCATCGAGCAGTCGCCCGGTGGTCTCGGCTTCGCGGACGCGCCGGACCACACGCGCTTGCGCAAGCTGCTCACGCCCGAGTTCACCATGCGCCGGCTGTCCCGGCTCGTGCCGCGCATCGACGAGATCGTCACGCAGCGGCTCGACGCCATGGAGGCCGCGCCCGGTCCGGTGGACCTGGTCAAGGAGTTCGCGCTGCCGATCCCGTCGCTGACGATCTGCGAGCTGCTCGGCGTGCCCTACGAGGACCGCGAGCGGTTCCAGGAGCTGGCCGCCGCCCGGTTCGACCTGTTCGGCGGCGGCGCGGGGCAGGCGCTGGGCGCGATCTCCGAGTCGCTGAAGTACATGCAGGAGATCGTCGAGCGCGAGCGCCGCTCGCCCGGTGACGGCCTGATCGGGATGATCATCCGCCAGCACGGCGACGACGTGAGCGACGAGGAGCTGGCCGGTCTGGCCGACGGCGTGCTCACCGGCGGGTTCGACACCACCGCCTCGATGCTCGCGCTCGGCGCCATCGTGCTGCTGCGCGACGAGCGGGCGCGGGCCTCGATGCGCGACGACGACGCCGCGGTCGCGCCGCTGGTGGAGGAGCTGCTGCGGCACCTGAGCGTGGTGCAGGTGGCGTTCCCGCGCTTCGCCCGGCACGCCCTGGACGTCGGCGACCAGCGGATCGAGGAGGGCGACGTGGTCGTGGTGTCGCTGTCGGCGGCCAACCGCGAGGGCACGCCCGACTTCGACCACGCCCGCGGGTCCTCGGCGCACCTGGCGTTCGGCTACGGCGCGCACCGCTGCGTGGGCGCCGAGCTGGCGCGGATGGAGCTGCGCGCGGCCTACCCCGCCCTGCTGCGCCGGTTCCCGGACCTGCGACTGGCCGACCGGCAGCCGGGGTTCCGCGCCGCGTCGATCGTGCACGGCGTGGACGAGCTGCTGGTCCACACCCGCTGACACCCGGCCCGCCGCGGTGGCCGCGCGCCCCGCGGCGGGCCGGGCGGCCCGGCCTGATCGTGAAGCAGGGCTTAATCGGGCTTGAGCAAGTTTCACTTTTCTTGAAGCGTCGGTCGCGGGACGGTAGTCCCATGACCGGACGGAGCGCACTGCGGACGGGGGTGCTGGCCCTGCTGTGGGGGTCGGCGTTCCTCTGGATCGAACTGGCCCTGACCGGCTTCTCGCCCGCGCAGGTGGCCGTCGTCCGGTGCGCCCTCGGAGCCGGCGTGCTGCTGGTCCTGGCCCGCCGGTCACGGCAGCGGCTGCCGCGCGGGCTGTGGCCGCACCTCGTCGTCGCCGCGCTGTTCTGCAACGCCGTGCCGTTCCTGCTGTTCGGCATCGGCCAGCAGAGCGTCGACTCCGGCGTGGCCGGCGTCCTCAACGCCACCACGCCCCTGTGGTCGCTGCTCATCGGGCTGCTGCTGGGCTCCGAACGCGGCACCACGCCGACCCGCGTGCTCGGGCTGGTCCTCGGCTTCGGCGGGGTGCTGCTCATCTTCGCCCCGTGGCGGGGCGGTGTGCCGGGGTGGGGCGTGCTCGCCCTCGCGGCCGCCGCCGCGAGCTACGCCGTCGCGTTCGCCCACATGGGGCGGACCCTCGTCGGGCACGGCGCGCCGCTGGCCGTGTCCGCGGCCCAGCTCGCCGCCGCCACCGGCCTGAGCGCGCTCGCGCTGCCGTTCGACCGCGCACCCGCCACGCCGAACGCGACGGCGGTCGTGGCGGTCGTCGTGCTCGGGGTCTTCGCCACCGGCGTCACGTTCGTCCTCAACTACCGCGTGATCGAGGAGGAGGGGGCGACCAGCGCGGCGACCGTCGGCTACCTGCTGCCCGTGGTGTCCGTCGCCCTCGGCGCGGTCGTCCTGGGCGAACCGCTCACGCCCCGCGTGGTCCTCGGCGTGCTGGTGGTGCTCGCGGGCGTGGCGATGACCCGGACGGCCCCGGCCAAGAGGCCGCCCGAGCGACGTCCCCCTTACCAGTT
This region of Saccharothrix longispora genomic DNA includes:
- a CDS encoding prenyltransferase/squalene oxidase repeat-containing protein; this translates as MPLRRTAAAVAVALAALAAAPAAQAWSTEDRAGTAGGWLTRQLVGGDHLEIVFDGVAYPDQGLTLDLGFALAAADVARDGVERIGAWVSRPEVMANYLHFDAPERESYAGAHAKLALFASVSGADPADFGGVDLVAGLTALKAPSGRFTDRTAYQDYSNGFTQAFAVLALDRAGGAPRDAVDFLAGGRCPDGGYPLVPAATPCTPHVDATAMAVQALLAADRPDDAAPGLTWLERRQADSGGFAGEDGSAEGNANSTGLAAQALRMGGRTGAADKAVAFLESLQVGCSGPEADRGAFAFDRTGFATGSATRATTQAVLGVAGVGYAALSSVGDRTGAPVVDCAGTPPGSGTTTPTTTGAATTATTTTTASSTPDATTTDAPPATPTTTTEVVAVGGGGTLARTGVAVGPALWLGSLLVVGGALVLALARERHVARGGRR
- a CDS encoding cytochrome P450; amino-acid sequence: MSTLASVRDGLVAWVARRSATRWVMGKIGSRALSLLPDRALVPLKRDGVVPVAELERMREAGAVHRLPVPFGVRLWLVTGHAEAKKVLSDTGAFSNDYARLGAAVGRIEQSPGGLGFADAPDHTRLRKLLTPEFTMRRLSRLVPRIDEIVTQRLDAMEAAPGPVDLVKEFALPIPSLTICELLGVPYEDRERFQELAAARFDLFGGGAGQALGAISESLKYMQEIVERERRSPGDGLIGMIIRQHGDDVSDEELAGLADGVLTGGFDTTASMLALGAIVLLRDERARASMRDDDAAVAPLVEELLRHLSVVQVAFPRFARHALDVGDQRIEEGDVVVVSLSAANREGTPDFDHARGSSAHLAFGYGAHRCVGAELARMELRAAYPALLRRFPDLRLADRQPGFRAASIVHGVDELLVHTR
- a CDS encoding DMT family transporter, producing MTGRSALRTGVLALLWGSAFLWIELALTGFSPAQVAVVRCALGAGVLLVLARRSRQRLPRGLWPHLVVAALFCNAVPFLLFGIGQQSVDSGVAGVLNATTPLWSLLIGLLLGSERGTTPTRVLGLVLGFGGVLLIFAPWRGGVPGWGVLALAAAAASYAVAFAHMGRTLVGHGAPLAVSAAQLAAATGLSALALPFDRAPATPNATAVVAVVVLGVFATGVTFVLNYRVIEEEGATSAATVGYLLPVVSVALGAVVLGEPLTPRVVLGVLVVLAGVAMTRTAPAKRPPERRPPYQLSVMSTQRDVPRGRSADLG